Proteins found in one Hyla sarda isolate aHylSar1 chromosome 7, aHylSar1.hap1, whole genome shotgun sequence genomic segment:
- the ATOH7 gene encoding transcription factor ATOH7, which translates to MKSASMQDSDSTDDFQAQCTPKCQLKSIPARVEGLTKRRQAANARERRRMQGLNTAFDSLRKVVPQWGEDKKLSKYETLQMALSYIMALNRILSEEERYINGGDWSSLHGYDQFHEDHCQNYLGLGSPDACNHFLTESFSH; encoded by the coding sequence ATGAAATCTGCCTCCATGCAAGACAGTGATTCCACTGATGATTTCCAGGCACAATGTACCCCAAAATGCCAACTCAAAAGTATTCCAGCAAGAGTGGAGGGGTTAACAAAGAGGAGACAGGCTGCAAATGccagggagaggaggaggatgcaAGGACTAAACACAGCTTTTGATAGCCTAAGAAAAGTGGTTCCACAGTGGGGAGAGGACAAGAAGCTCTCTAAGTATGAAACTCTACAGATGGCTCTCAGTTACATCATGGCTCTGAACAGGATCCTTTCAGAGGAAGAGAGATACATAAATGGAGGAGACTGGTCTTCGCTTCATGGCTATGACCAATTCCACGAAGACCACTGTCAGAACTACCTTGGACTTGGGTCTCCAGATGCTTGTAATCACTTCCTAACAGAATCCTTTTCTCACTAA